Genomic segment of Erythrobacter sp. BLCC-B19:
TCGACTCCATTTTTCTCGAACAAGCTGCATAACTTGCAGCAAGTTTTATCGGCATTGGCCTGACTTTGCCTGACCATCAAACTTTTGATTTGAAAGTTGCTCGGTTGGTCTTGCGATCACATCGCACCATCCCGCAACCGTGCCTCGAATGCGGTGAAACAGCTTTCGCTGCGTGACTGCCAAGAGCGGCTAAAGGGGGAAACTTGGCTGGACGGGTGGCAATCGCGAAAAACGCTTGTTACCCCCGCCCCATGAACAGCTACACGCTCGCCAGCCTTGCCGCCTATTTCCTGCTGATGATCGCCATCGGCATCTATGCCTGGGCCAAGACCCGCAACACGTCCGAGGGCTATCTGCTCGCGGGGCGTGACCTTGGCCCTGCGGTGACCGCGCTCAGTGCCGGCGCTTCGGATATGTCGGGGTGGCTGTTGCTGGGGCTGCCGGGGGCGCTGTTCGCGGCCGGGCTGGTGGAGGCGTGGATCGCGATTGGCCTTACCATCGGCGCGGCGCTCAACTGGATCATCGTCGCCCCGCGCCTGCGCGAACAGACCGAGCGGCTCGGCGATGCGCTGACGATTCCGCAATTCCTCGCCAACCGCTTTCCCGAAAGCGGCACGCTGCTGCGCGTCACCTCCGCGGTGGTGATCGTGGGCTTTTTCACCGTTTACACCGCCTCGGGCATGGTCGGCGGCGGCAAGCTGTTTGCGACCGCTTTCGCCGGAGCGCTGCCGACCGGGGGGCTGTCGGACTATATGTTCGGCATCGTGCTGACCGCCGGGATCGTGCTGGTCTACACCACGATCGGCGGCTTCCTTGCCGTCAGCCTCACCGATTTCGTGCAAGGCATGATCATGATGGTGGCGCTGGTGGTGATGCCGCTGGTGATCCTGTCGGACAGTGGCAACTCCATCGCTCTTTCCGCTGTCCCGCAGGCCGGGTTCCTGAGCCTGACCGAAGGCGCGACGCTGATTGGCGTGATCAGCGCGGTGACGTGGGGCTTGGGCTATTTCGGCCAGCCGCACATCATCGTGCGCTTCATGGCGATCGACCGGGTGGAGAACGTGCCGCGCGCCGGGATGATCGGGATGGGATGGATGATCATCTCGCTGATCGGCGCGGTCGCTGTGGGCCTTGCCGGGCGCGCCTATGCCGAGGGCAACGGGCTTGTGGTCGAGGATCCGGAGACGATCTTCATTATCCTCAGCCAACTGCTGTTCCATCCGGCCGTGACGGGGTTCCTCTATGCCGCGCTGCTGGCCGCGATCATGAGCACCATCGCCTCGCAGCTGCTGGTCTCCTCGTCGTCTTTGACCGAGGATTTCTACCGCCTGTTCCTGCGCCGCAATGCGAGCGAGCGCGAGGCGGTCAATATCGGCCGCCTGTCGGTCGCGCTGGTCGCAGCTGCGGCGCTGGTGATCGCTGCCGACCCCGACAGCGAGGTTCTGGGCCTTGTCTCCAACGCCTGGGCTGGCTTTGGCGCTGCCTTCGGACCGCTGATCCTGCTGGCGCTGACATGGGAGCGCATGACCGGCGCGGGCGCGGTCGCTGGGCTGGTGACGGGCGCGGGCGTGGTCGCCGGGTGGATCGTGCTGGGGTGGAACAAGACATTCCTCGGCGGCCCCGGCCTCTACGAGATCGTGCCGGGGTTTGCCGCGTCGATGCTGGCGATCATTGTCGTGAGCCTCGCCACGGCAAAATCGCGCGCAGCGGTGTAACCGGCCAGCGGGCGGCAGCGAAGATCGCTGCGCAAGGCCTTCCGCCGCACCTTCCCCCACCCCCTCCAAACTCGGGCGCGCGGCGGGCCTTGCGCCCTTTCCTCCGGTCGCACCTTGGGGCATGATCCCCGCGGGGAGGACAGGGCATGACGATACAAGCGGGACAGGGGCCGAGGGTTACAGGCCTTGGCGGCATCTTCTATGTGGTCAAAGACCCGGAGGCGACCCGTGCGTGGTATCGCGAGGTGCTGGGGATCGACGGCGAATACGGCCCGCAGCTCGCCTGGGCGGACGAGCCGCGTCAGCACCCCTACTCGCTGATCAGCCACTTTGCCGACGATGCCTACATCAAGCCCGGCAAGGGCGGCTTCATGATCAATCTGCGGGTCGACAATCTCGCCGGTTTCGTCGCCATGTTGCGCGCCAAAGGGGTTGAGGTGCTGGACGAGGCGGACGAGGGCTATGGCAAGTTCGCCTGGCTGCTCGACCCCGACGGGGTAAAGATCGAACTGTGGGAGCAGGTCGAAGACAGCCTGCCCTGACCCTCGGACATTCACCTAGGTCGTTGTTCATGGACGATTACCCCATGACGTTGTCGGAGCGTTAACCATTCCTGCGGGATAATCCTTAGCCATGACGGCCAAGGATCAGATTCGCAGGGTTACGCTGATGGCAGCCTCGCTGATGCTGGGGGCGTGCGGATCGCTGATCCCCGGCGGTGGCGGCAGCAGCGCTGCGCCCGGCAGCGCCAGTCTCAGCGCCCGCGCCCCGGCCCGCCCAGCCGTTCCGGTTGCCTCCGCCCCGCAAAGCCGCGTGCCGCGGGGCGAGGAGGCGGGGTGCCTTGCCGACCTTGGTGCCACTGGAGCGCGTTTTGACCCCCTGCCCGATACCTATGCCGCACCCGGATGCAACAAGCTGGGCACCGTGCAATTGATGGCGCTGGCCAGCGATAGCGCACCGATGAGCATCAGCAATCTCGGCCCGGTTCGCTGCGGTGTCGCCAAGGCCTTTGGCGACTGGGCGCGCTTTGGCGTGGATCGCGCCGCGCGCCAGATCCTCGGCAGCCCGGTGGCACGGATCGAGACGATGGGGTCTTATAGCTGCCGAAACGTTGCCGGCACCGATGTGCGTTCAGCCCACGCCCGCGCCGAGGCGATCGACGTGTCGGCCTTTATCCTCGCCGATGGCCGCCGGATCGTGCTCAAGCGCGATTGGGACGGCGGCGATGCGGCCACGCGCGAGTTCCTGCGGGTGGTGCACAAGAGCGCGTGCAAGCGGTTCGGCACGGTGCTTGGCCCGGAATACAACGCCGCGCACGAGGATCACTTTCACCTCGAAGGCACCGGCGCCAAGTTCTGCCGCTGACTGCGGGCACCGTCGTCATTACGAAAAAAGCGGCCCCGACCTGCTGCATAATCAGCGCCGGAGCCGCTCATAAGCAAAGCCGGTGGGAACCTTGTTTGCGGGCTGTCTGGCATCCCAGGGGGACAGGATGTGCCGGACAATCGCGCTTGGCGCTCAGGCCCGCAATTTCGGTTCGAGCTTCGCCTCCAGTTTCAATCGCACCGCTTCAGCCGCGTGGCGCGCGCCGAGCTTGGTCATCATGTTCGCACGGTGGATTTCGACCGTGCGCGGGCTGATGTCGAGTTCGCGGGCGATCGCCTTGTTGCTGCTGCCTTCGGCCAGCCAGTCGAGCACTTCGCGTTCGCGCGCCGACAGGGTCGAGATTCGGTCGCGCGCTTCGATCATGCGACGCCGGGCGGCGCCGAATTGTTCGGCTTCCTTTTCGATCCGCATCAGGCAGCGGGTGAAGCGTTCCGGATCGAGCGGCAGGGCAAGATAGTCCAGAGCACCGGCCTTGATCGCCTCGACTATGCGGCCCGGGCGGGGCTGCACATCAACCGCGATCAGCGGCAGCCAGATGCCGAGCCGGCCCAGTCGGTCGAGAATCATGCCGACCCCGCCTTCTTCCGCCGTGTCGCGGGCGATGATGATCCCCTCTCGCGGCGGGTGGACCGCCAGTTCGGAGAGGTCGCCATAGACCTCGCAGTGGTGGCCCAGTGCAAAGCCTACCCGGGCCAGTTCGGCGCGTTGGCGGCTGCACGAATCGATGAAGTGGAGTGAGGCTTTGCGTGTCATGTGAGGTGTCTGCGCCAACCCCTTGCGGGATTCACGCAAGAGCGCCCCCAATCCGGAGGATTTACCATATCCAGACGCATCTAAGTGTATATTTTAAAACGGCTATTTTGATCCGGATTGGAGCCAGATCAGGGAAAGCGGCTACGCGTCATCGCTGAACCGATAGGGCGGCAGCGAATGGAACGCCGCCCGCAGAGCATCGCCCCAACCCGATGAAATCGTGTCGAAATACTCATCCTCGGCGGTCACGCGATGTTCATGCGTCGGGGCAAAGTCGTCCTTGCCGATCACCAGCAGATCGAGCGGCAATCCGACTGACAGGTTAGCCTTCAGGGTCGAATCGAAGCTAACCATCATCAGCTTGACTGCATCCTCGAAGCTCATGCCCCGCTCATAGCCGCGGATCAGGATCGGGCGGCCATACTTGGTCTCGCCGATCTGGAAGAAGGGGGTGTCCCAGCTCGCTTCGATGAAATTGCCTTCGGGATAGATCATGAAGAGGCGCGGCTGCATCCCCTTGATCTGACCGGCGACGATCATGGTCGCGGTGAAACGTCCCTTGCCGGTGTCACCGTTTTCGCGCTGCACTTCCTCGATGGTGGAGCGCAGCAGCCGCCCGATTTCGGTGGCGACCTGAAACATCGTCGGCCCCTTGAGCAGCGTGTTGTCACGCTCGGCCGGCGCCTTGGTGCGTTCCTCAAGCTGGCTGATCACCGCCTGCGTCGTGGCCAGATTGCCCGCGGTCATCACCGCGATCATCCGCTCGCCCGGCACCTGCCAGTGGAACAGCTTGCGGAAGGTCGAGATGTTGTCGACGCCCGAATTGGTGCGGGTGTCGCTCATCAGAACGAGACCACGCTCGAGCACCATGCCAACGCAATAGGTCATGCCGAAATCCTCTTCCCCGTCCCAGCCGTGCTGCGCGCCCTAGCGCGATGCGAGCGGCAGCGCAAAGCCCTGCCGGCTATTGCGAGGATTGCTGCTGCTGGCTCTGGGTCTGGCTTGCCGGGTTCTGCACTGCGACCGCAACGCCGACCGTCAGCGCTTCCTCGAACGCGCCGATGCTGATGCCTGTCACCGGGGCGGCATCGCGATAGTCGCTGCCGGTCGCGACACGGACGTAGCCGGGGTCGGGGCAGATCCCGTTGGAGACATCGAACCCGACCCAGCCCAGCCCTTCGACATGGGCTTCGGCCCAGGCGTGGGTGGCTTCCTGATCGATCCGGTCGTGCATCAGCAGATAGCCGCTGACATAGCGCGCCGGAATTCCGCTCGCCCGCGCCGCGCCGATGAAGATGTGGGCGTGATCCTGGCACACGCCAAAGCCGTGACCCACGGCCTCCTCGGCAGTGGTCGCGGCATGGGTGCGGCCGGTTTCGTAGGTGATCCTCTCCCGGATCAACGCCGAGAGTGAATGGAGGAAGTCGAGCGGTGCGCTGTCGGCTGGCCCGGCCGCCTCGCGCAGCAGGGCGCGCAGCTTGGCCCCCGGCCGGGTCAGCGGAGTCTGGCGCAGGAAGCTCCACAGCGGCAGGTGGCCCGAATGGCGGCCGATCACCCCGGCATTGTCCTCGGTCTCAACCACGCCCTCGCAGGTCACCGTCACCTCGCGCGCGCCGGGGGTGAGGCTGATCAGGGTGACGTGGTTGAAATGCTGATCGTCATATTCGAGTTCGGCCCGCGCATTGTCGAGCACCATCGACCACTGGCCGATGCGCTGGCCCTGGGTCTCCTTGGGCGTCAGCCGCAGCCGCTGGAGCGCGTGCACCACCGGCTCGGCAAAGGCGTAGTGGGTGGTGTGGCGGATCGAGAGAGTAAGCTTGCTCATGCGTGGAACCGGTAATCCCCGGCAATCGCCTGCGCGATGGCGGCGTTGCGGGCGAGGAAATCGACCAGAAATTCGTGCAGCCCGGCCTCGAAGATCTGATCGACGGTGAGGTGGCTGATGCGGGTGTCGGCGTCACGCATCAGCGCAACCGCACGGCCTTCCTCGCGATGCATCCGGGCGAGCGCGGCGAGATTGTCACGCAGAGCGTTGCGGCAGAAGGCGAGGCTGCGCGGGAAGCGGTCGTCGAGCACCAGAAACTCCACGATCCCGCGCGCCTCGATCTGCCCGGCATTGAGCCAGCTATAGACCCGCGCCCCCGCGACCGAGCGCAGCACCTGCTCCCACTGCCCGGTATCAAGGCTCGACCCGACATAGGACAGCGAGGGCAGCAGCAGGAAATACTTCATGTCGAGAATGCGCGCCGTGCTGTCGGCGCGTTCGATGAAGGTGCCCGCGCGGCTGAAGTGATAGCCCTCGTCGCGCAGCATCGACCCGTCGAAAGCGCCGTGCACCTGCGTGCCCGCGCGCCGGATCGCGCCCAGCACATCGCCCACCGACGTCTGCCCCACAGGCCGGGCGAGCATCGCGTCGAGCTTCATCCAGTTCTCGTTGACCGCCTCCCACACGTCCGAGGAAATATTGATGCGGGCCGCGCGGGCGTTGGATCGCACCGCGCCGAACATATTGCGGACATTGCCGGGGTTCGCAGGCCCGCGCAGCACGAAGTTCCAGACCGAGGCGCCATCATAGGCCTCATGCGCCGCCTCATAGGCGTGCTGGAGGCCGAGCGTCGCGATCACCGAGCGCCATTCAGCCTCGGCGGTCACCAGATCGCGGGTGAGCGCCATGCGCAAGGCGGCCTCAAGCAAGCGGGCGGTGTTCTCGGCCCGCTCGAGATAGCGGAACATCCAGAACAGGCTGTTGGCGGTGCGGCCTAGCATTGTGCGTCCCCCACCATCAGTCCTTCAGCACCCAGGTATCCTTGGTGCCGCCCCCCTGCGAAGAGTTGACCACCAGCGATCCCTTCTTCAGCGCCACCCGCGTGAGGCCGCCGGGCGTGATGTCGATGCCTTCCGGGCTGACCAGCACGAAAGGCCTGAGGTCGAGGTGCCGGGGCGCAAGACCCTTGGCGGTGTAGATCGGGCAGGTCGACAGCGACAGCGTGGGCTGAGCGATGTAGTTCTCAGGCTTTGCCATCAGCTTTTCGCGGAACGCCGCGATCTCGCGCCGGGATGACGTCGGCCCGATCAGCATCCCGTATCCGCCAGACCCGTGGACTTCCTTGACCACCAGATCGGCGAGATTGTCGAGCACATAGGCCAGAGAGTCCTTGTCCGCACAGCGCCAGGTCTGGACATTGGGCAAGAGGGGCCGCTCGCCGGTGTAGAACTCGACGATCTCGGGCATGAAGCTGTAGATGGCCTTGTCATCGGAAATGCCCGTGCCCGGCGCATTGGCAATCGTGATCCCGCCCGAACGGTACACATCCATGATCCCCGGCACGCCCAGCACGCTATCCGGGTTGAAGGTGAGCGGATCGAGAAATTCATCATCGACCCGGCGATAGAGCACGTCGATCGGCTTGTAGCCGCTGGTGGTGCGCATCTGCACCCGGCCATCGGTGACGCGCAGATCGCTGCCCTCGACCAGCTCTGCGCCCATCTGGTCGGCAAGAAAGGCGTGTTCGAAATAGGCCGAATTGAAGATCCCCGGCGTCAGCACCGCGACCGTCGGCTTGCCTCCGGTGAAGGCGGGCGGAACGCAGGCGGCGAGGCTGCGCGCAAGGCGGCGCGGGTAGTTCGAGACGCTCTCCACCGCCACCCGGCTGAACAGATCGGGGAACATCCCCATCATCGTCTCGCGGTTTTCAAGCATATAAGACACGCCCGAAGGCGTGCGCGCGTTGTCCTCGAGCACGAAGAACTCGTCCGGCCCGGTGCGCACCAGATCGATCCCGACGATATGGGTGTAGATGCCGCCGGGCGGGGTGAAGCCCACCATATTGGCAAGCCACGCATCGTTCCCGCGCAGCAGGCGTTCGGGCAGGCGGCCAGCGCGCACGATCTCCTGCCGGTGATAGAGATCATAGAGGAAGGAATTGAGCGCCCGCACCCGCTGCTCGATCCCGCGCGACAGCTTGCGCCACTCGGCAGCGGTGATGATGCGCGGCACCATGTCGAAGGGGATCAGCCGTTCTTCTGCCGCATCCTCGCCATAGACGTTGAAGGTGATGCCCGTGCGGCGGAACGCATCATCGGCCTCACGGTTCTTGCGGCGCAGGAACTCGGGCGGCTGTTCGCCATACCATTTGCAATATTCGGCATAGGCAGGGCGCGTATTGCCTGCCTCGTCGAACATCTCGTCGAAATTGCTGCCCCGACCCTGCATCAACCCCCGCAGAATGACTTAGTCGCGCCACCTTAGCCGCGCTTTCGCAAAAGGAAAGCGGGTGGGGTATTTGACGTAGATCGGGGCCGAGTTGATCCGCTCGGCAATGGGATTGTGTGGCAGGCTGTCATCGCCTAGCCAAGGCAAAGCGCTCAGCCGCTACATCAGGGGGTATCGTCGGTTTTATGGGAAAGCTCTTCAAATCAGGCGTTTTTCATCTCTTCACCGCCCTTGCAGCCTTGCCGGTTGTGCTGACGGCGGCGCCGGTGCAGGCCGCTGATACCGATCCGGTTCGCGCCGGTGCGGAGGCGATCACGGCGCGCTTCATGGCCCGCGCGAAGGACTGCGGCCAGACGCTGCCCTACACGCCCGGCGTTGTGGTCGACAGCCGTCCGACGCTGATCGCGTTCTATTTCGACGACCGTTCGATCCACGCTTCCCGCTGGAGCGAGATGCCGCCTCCGATTCAGGGCATGATGGCCGCCTGGGCGGCGCAGGGCACGCTCGGCCTGACCCCGGAGGGGCAATTCGCCGAGGTATTCAACTCGCTGCTGGTTCCGCACGAACTCGGCCATTTTGCTGCATCGGCCAATGGCCGGGAGAAAGATCAGGCGTTCTGGGATGGCGAGGTTTACGCAAACCGCGTGGCGATCGCGTTCTGGAAGGGCGAGCCGGGCGGCGAAGCGGCGCTGATGGCGCGACTGGACAACTACAACGCCTTCCTCGATGCACTACCCAATCCGGTGCCTGAAGGGCAGGAACCGAGGGCCTGGTTCGAGGCGAATTACGAAGCCCTTGGCAATGATCCGCAGGCATACGGCTGGTATCAGGGCCTGTTCATGCGCGAGGCGCGCGCGCAGGCGGCCAACGATGATTTCTGCCAATTGATTGCGCCGCTCTAGCTGCCCCCGTGCCCCGTGTCTAAGCTAAGGAATGTCCAAGGCACTTACACCGCCGCTGCTTGCTGCCGCCCAGCGTTACGCCGCCGCCCGCGCGGCAGGGAGCGATCTGGCCGGGCCGGTGGCTGACTTCATCGCCGCGACGGCTGGTCAGGCTCCGGGCTCGATCGCCGATGCCGACGGGGCGATTGCATGGGCCGCGAACCTGTGGCCGCGGCACAAGCCGTTGAGCCGGTTCGAGCGGCTCGTGCTCGGACACAAAGAGGATGCGGAACTGCTGGGCAGGGTCCCCGGCCTTGCCGTCCTGTTCCTGTTCCACCGCGACGGCTTCGTGCGCCAGGCAGCGCTTGATCGGCTGTCGGGCCCCGCCCCCAACCCCTTTCTCGCCGCCGCGCTGGCGTGGCGCGGGAATGACTGGGTGGATGAAGTGCGGCGCAGCGCGCAGGCGGCCATGGCGCGCTGCCTGCCGCGCACCAATCCCGACATTCTTGCCGCTTTCCTGCTCGAAACAACGCGGGCGCGCGCGACGTGGCGGCGATGGTCCGATGCCGAGCGCATGGCGCTCGAGGCTGTCGCCGCCCGCCCCTCGGTGGCCAAGCGGATTGTGGCGCAGCTCTCCGCGCAGCGCAGCGGCCCTCTCCCCTCCTGGCTGAGAACTATTCTGAGGTCGCCATGGATCGACCAGCACTTGGCGCTACTGGCTGCGCAGGCGAAGGTCCCCGGCGTGCGCGCAATTGCCGTGCAGGCCCTCGCCAACGGCTATGTCAGCTGGGGCGATGGCCCGCACGAACGCTATTGGATCGATAAGCCGATGGGGATCATGGGGCGGCGGCCAACGGTGCAGCGAAGGGCGCTGACCATCGAAGCTGATCGCGCCGCCGCCATTCGCACCGGCCTTGCCGATGGCGCAACCGCGGTGCGCAAGGTGGCACTTGCGGCAATCATCGAACATGGCTCGGGGGACGCAGATCTGGCGCGTCTGGCGGAAGCGTTCCGCGAGGATCGCTCGGCCGGGGTTCGTTCGAAGGTCGCTTTCATCCTCGCGCAGGCGAACCCGCAAGGCTGAGGCGCAGCAGGCTCACACCCGCGTCGTTTCCAGCTCGGCCAGAAGCGTGCTGATCACCTGCGGATCATAGGTGAAGCCCATGTGGGTGCAGCGCAGCGGGATCGCGCGGTCGCGCTCGCCGGCGCGGCCCGCAGCGCAGCGCGGGGCGATGACTCCGTCATTGGCGCTCCACAGCGCGACAGTTTCCACCGGAGGCTTGACCGCAAGCTCGGCCTCGACCGGCGGGGCGTCCACGGAGTGCCCGGTGATGAACTGGTAGGCGCGCCAGACATTGTTGGCGCGCGGGGAGCCGCTGAAGGGCGAACCCATGGTGATGACCTTGGCGACCATCTCCGGCTGGCGCTTGGCCAACTCGCGCGCATAGAGACCACCGAGGCTCCAGCCGACCAGCACCACCTTGCGACCGTGGCGGGCATACAGCTCGGCAAGGCGCGCCTCGATCTGCTCGAAGCGTTCGGGGTTCGGCCCCCAGTTGCGGCCCTGCCCCCAGCGCTTGGCGATGTGGCCGGCGGCCTCCATGTGGCGCGCCAGATAGCGCATCCGCGATGGGCGCGTGCCGAAGCCGGGGATGATCATCACCACCTGCCGGTTGTCGCTCGGCGCGACCGCCACCTTGCGGCGCGGGCGGCGCAGGGGTTCAAGGAAAATGTCGGCCTCACCCAGAAGGCGAACCAGCCGGGGCTTGCCCGCCTCGTGCTCCTGCGGGATCACCTCACGCGCCAGCGCCAGCCGCCGCGCCAGCTGGCTCGCGGCATAGGCCTGCTGCGCCTGCGCGCCCGCTGCGATCAGCGGGGCGGGCAGGCGCCGACGTTCAGGGGAACGTTCCGGGATGAATCGCAGTTGGGCCATATCCGGACTGAAGCCACAATCCGGATGAATGTTCCATGAAATGTCACACGCGTAACAAATCCGACATATTCGCGCTGGCGGTTACTTCGCCTTGCAGTCGCCGATCCGTTCATGCTTGCCGGTGAACTTCAGCGTCGCCTCGCCCATGCCTTCGAAGTTCATCTTCGATTCGGCCGTGAACTCGCTTGAGGTAGCAGAGGTGGTGCCGCTCATGGTCATGCGCGCGCTGCCCTCGGGCGACTTGCAGACCATCACCGCGTCCAACTTGCCGCCGTTGAGATTGAAGGTCTCATAGCTGCACTCGCCGTTCTGGCCCTGCTTCATCAGCTCTTCGAAGCCCTTGTCGACCTCTTCCTGCGTGAGACAGTCCTCGGTGGTGATGACCTGCCCGGCGCCATGCCCCTTCATCTCGGCGGGCATTCCCGGGACATCGAGTTCGGTCATGGTGATGGTCGACTTGTAGAGGCCCGGCTCCGGCTT
This window contains:
- the putP gene encoding sodium/proline symporter PutP; amino-acid sequence: MNSYTLASLAAYFLLMIAIGIYAWAKTRNTSEGYLLAGRDLGPAVTALSAGASDMSGWLLLGLPGALFAAGLVEAWIAIGLTIGAALNWIIVAPRLREQTERLGDALTIPQFLANRFPESGTLLRVTSAVVIVGFFTVYTASGMVGGGKLFATAFAGALPTGGLSDYMFGIVLTAGIVLVYTTIGGFLAVSLTDFVQGMIMMVALVVMPLVILSDSGNSIALSAVPQAGFLSLTEGATLIGVISAVTWGLGYFGQPHIIVRFMAIDRVENVPRAGMIGMGWMIISLIGAVAVGLAGRAYAEGNGLVVEDPETIFIILSQLLFHPAVTGFLYAALLAAIMSTIASQLLVSSSSLTEDFYRLFLRRNASEREAVNIGRLSVALVAAAALVIAADPDSEVLGLVSNAWAGFGAAFGPLILLALTWERMTGAGAVAGLVTGAGVVAGWIVLGWNKTFLGGPGLYEIVPGFAASMLAIIVVSLATAKSRAAV
- a CDS encoding VOC family protein; amino-acid sequence: MTIQAGQGPRVTGLGGIFYVVKDPEATRAWYREVLGIDGEYGPQLAWADEPRQHPYSLISHFADDAYIKPGKGGFMINLRVDNLAGFVAMLRAKGVEVLDEADEGYGKFAWLLDPDGVKIELWEQVEDSLP
- a CDS encoding extensin family protein gives rise to the protein MTAKDQIRRVTLMAASLMLGACGSLIPGGGGSSAAPGSASLSARAPARPAVPVASAPQSRVPRGEEAGCLADLGATGARFDPLPDTYAAPGCNKLGTVQLMALASDSAPMSISNLGPVRCGVAKAFGDWARFGVDRAARQILGSPVARIETMGSYSCRNVAGTDVRSAHARAEAIDVSAFILADGRRIVLKRDWDGGDAATREFLRVVHKSACKRFGTVLGPEYNAAHEDHFHLEGTGAKFCR
- a CDS encoding response regulator transcription factor yields the protein MTRKASLHFIDSCSRQRAELARVGFALGHHCEVYGDLSELAVHPPREGIIIARDTAEEGGVGMILDRLGRLGIWLPLIAVDVQPRPGRIVEAIKAGALDYLALPLDPERFTRCLMRIEKEAEQFGAARRRMIEARDRISTLSAREREVLDWLAEGSSNKAIARELDISPRTVEIHRANMMTKLGARHAAEAVRLKLEAKLEPKLRA
- a CDS encoding proteasome-type protease, which encodes MTYCVGMVLERGLVLMSDTRTNSGVDNISTFRKLFHWQVPGERMIAVMTAGNLATTQAVISQLEERTKAPAERDNTLLKGPTMFQVATEIGRLLRSTIEEVQRENGDTGKGRFTATMIVAGQIKGMQPRLFMIYPEGNFIEASWDTPFFQIGETKYGRPILIRGYERGMSFEDAVKLMMVSFDSTLKANLSVGLPLDLLVIGKDDFAPTHEHRVTAEDEYFDTISSGWGDALRAAFHSLPPYRFSDDA
- a CDS encoding transglutaminase family protein translates to MSKLTLSIRHTTHYAFAEPVVHALQRLRLTPKETQGQRIGQWSMVLDNARAELEYDDQHFNHVTLISLTPGAREVTVTCEGVVETEDNAGVIGRHSGHLPLWSFLRQTPLTRPGAKLRALLREAAGPADSAPLDFLHSLSALIRERITYETGRTHAATTAEEAVGHGFGVCQDHAHIFIGAARASGIPARYVSGYLLMHDRIDQEATHAWAEAHVEGLGWVGFDVSNGICPDPGYVRVATGSDYRDAAPVTGISIGAFEEALTVGVAVAVQNPASQTQSQQQQSSQ
- a CDS encoding alpha-E domain-containing protein produces the protein MLGRTANSLFWMFRYLERAENTARLLEAALRMALTRDLVTAEAEWRSVIATLGLQHAYEAAHEAYDGASVWNFVLRGPANPGNVRNMFGAVRSNARAARINISSDVWEAVNENWMKLDAMLARPVGQTSVGDVLGAIRRAGTQVHGAFDGSMLRDEGYHFSRAGTFIERADSTARILDMKYFLLLPSLSYVGSSLDTGQWEQVLRSVAGARVYSWLNAGQIEARGIVEFLVLDDRFPRSLAFCRNALRDNLAALARMHREEGRAVALMRDADTRISHLTVDQIFEAGLHEFLVDFLARNAAIAQAIAGDYRFHA
- a CDS encoding circularly permuted type 2 ATP-grasp protein, which translates into the protein MQGRGSNFDEMFDEAGNTRPAYAEYCKWYGEQPPEFLRRKNREADDAFRRTGITFNVYGEDAAEERLIPFDMVPRIITAAEWRKLSRGIEQRVRALNSFLYDLYHRQEIVRAGRLPERLLRGNDAWLANMVGFTPPGGIYTHIVGIDLVRTGPDEFFVLEDNARTPSGVSYMLENRETMMGMFPDLFSRVAVESVSNYPRRLARSLAACVPPAFTGGKPTVAVLTPGIFNSAYFEHAFLADQMGAELVEGSDLRVTDGRVQMRTTSGYKPIDVLYRRVDDEFLDPLTFNPDSVLGVPGIMDVYRSGGITIANAPGTGISDDKAIYSFMPEIVEFYTGERPLLPNVQTWRCADKDSLAYVLDNLADLVVKEVHGSGGYGMLIGPTSSRREIAAFREKLMAKPENYIAQPTLSLSTCPIYTAKGLAPRHLDLRPFVLVSPEGIDITPGGLTRVALKKGSLVVNSSQGGGTKDTWVLKD
- a CDS encoding esterase/lipase family protein; amino-acid sequence: MAQLRFIPERSPERRRLPAPLIAAGAQAQQAYAASQLARRLALAREVIPQEHEAGKPRLVRLLGEADIFLEPLRRPRRKVAVAPSDNRQVVMIIPGFGTRPSRMRYLARHMEAAGHIAKRWGQGRNWGPNPERFEQIEARLAELYARHGRKVVLVGWSLGGLYARELAKRQPEMVAKVITMGSPFSGSPRANNVWRAYQFITGHSVDAPPVEAELAVKPPVETVALWSANDGVIAPRCAAGRAGERDRAIPLRCTHMGFTYDPQVISTLLAELETTRV
- a CDS encoding DUF3617 domain-containing protein, with product MKHITIIAAAGAMLLAGCSGGTADADGDGEITAKEVADKSKAEGIKPEPGLYKSTITMTELDVPGMPAEMKGHGAGQVITTEDCLTQEEVDKGFEELMKQGQNGECSYETFNLNGGKLDAVMVCKSPEGSARMTMSGTTSATSSEFTAESKMNFEGMGEATLKFTGKHERIGDCKAK